The following are encoded together in the Lathyrus oleraceus cultivar Zhongwan6 chromosome 3, CAAS_Psat_ZW6_1.0, whole genome shotgun sequence genome:
- the LOC127131414 gene encoding uncharacterized protein LOC127131414 encodes MDPTRRGVYTYKFVEPSLKTLRGLGARLVFDNKDKFKDAYGNILGMLNIEVNITAFHTLVQFYDPPLRCFTFQDYQLAPTLEEYSHILGIEIKDQAPFVPTKELPKSQYLAEIIHIGKKEVELNLKPKGGTHGFALKFLVNKAITFAEAESWDAFNTIFVLIIYGIMLFPNMEDFVDLASIYLFMAKNLVPTLLADKYYSIHVRNEKKKGIIICCTPCCIDGLFHIYPTRVLLLTMREI; translated from the coding sequence ATGGATCCTACTAGAAGAGGTGTTTATACCTACAAGTTTGTGGAACCTTCTTTGAAGACATTGAGAGGATTGGGAGCTCGCTTGGTTTTCGACAATAAAGACAAGTTCAAGGATGCCTATGGAAATATTCTAGGAATGCTTAACATTGAGGTCAACATTACAGCTTTTCACACTCTAGTGCAGTTCTACGACCCTCCTTTGAGATGCTTCACATTCCAGGATTACCAGTTGGCTCCTACTTTGGAGGAATATTCACATATTCTGGGGATTGAGATTAAGGATCAGGCTCCCTTTGTCCCTACAAAAGAACTTCCTAAGTCTCAATATCTAGCTGAAATCATTCACATAGGGAAGAAGGAGGTGGAGCTCAATCTTAAACCTAAGGGTGGGACCCATGGGTTTGCCTTGAAGTTTCTGGTTAACAAGGCTATTACATTTGCTGAAGCTGAGAGTTGGGACGCCTTCAACACTATCTTTGTTTTGATCATATATGGGATCATGTTGTTCCCAAACATGGAAGACTTTGTTGATTTGGCTTCTATCTACCTCTTCATGGCCAAGAAcctcgttcctactcttcttgctGACAAATACTACTCCATCCATGTGAGGAATGAGAAGAAGAAGGGGATTATCATATGTTGTACCCCCTGCTGTATAGATGGTTTATTTCACATCTACCCAACAAGGGTCCTTTTGTTGACAATGAGGGAAATCTGA